One bacterium DNA segment encodes these proteins:
- a CDS encoding PTS sugar transporter subunit IIA, with amino-acid sequence MASQKPKDLRIYRLLKPELIRLWEHVDEPIDEETGEPIPLRPERITEIVLQKCVDVLDETGAVKNKRKLFAELLFREKENPTAIGDGIAIPHVRSVNVRELVMCFLRFPEGVRMKSLDGEPVYFVFCIVVPKFLEDITGYQRIYRKLIDWLRSSNFREELSEAKDAGEVIRAIRMME; translated from the coding sequence ATGGCATCGCAAAAGCCAAAAGATTTGAGAATTTACAGGCTATTGAAACCCGAGCTTATAAGGCTTTGGGAACATGTTGATGAACCTATCGATGAGGAGACTGGAGAGCCGATACCACTGCGCCCGGAAAGGATAACCGAAATTGTGCTTCAAAAGTGTGTCGATGTGCTCGATGAAACCGGTGCTGTGAAGAACAAAAGAAAACTTTTTGCGGAACTTTTGTTCCGGGAGAAAGAAAATCCAACGGCTATAGGTGATGGGATAGCTATACCTCATGTTCGGAGCGTTAATGTTCGAGAGCTCGTCATGTGCTTTTTGCGTTTCCCCGAGGGTGTCAGGATGAAGTCACTCGATGGTGAGCCTGTTTATTTCGTTTTTTGTATAGTCGTCCCCAAATTTTTGGAGGACATTACGGGCTATCAGAGGATTTACAGGAAGCTTATAGATTGGCTTCGCTCATCGAATTTTCGGGAAGAATTATCAGAAGCAAAAGATGCCGGTGAGGTAATAAGAGCCATAAGGATGATGGAATGA
- a CDS encoding oligosaccharide flippase family protein, which produces MSLWRKSAGYAVGRAFTSFLVFLLLPILTRLLTPEMFGTWQIMAFFAAVVMVMVQLGLDQALFRFYVIDSKNRGRYLAVTYLFVAFASIVMFLIVFILKNPLRTVLLSRMSSPNLVLLAALWGIVDAFFFTTTTVFQAEERVSTFVMCDVTRALLGYGMGLFALQAGYGIVGLVWAWIFSALAVLFLVFPLITKRIASPRPVALVLPMVRYGFPLAINMLIIKFFTFTDRWLIARLSGLSDVGSYSAGLKIAGIVQAALIPIRYAWLARMFNLYKEGRLKEKLPHFWRQISGFIGFVAVFVIIFAKEIFSLMIGPGYESGRFVIPILAAAFFIDALILVADAGIYVTGKTSLIPAYTFFAMLGNIFLCILWIPRFGVLGAAFAVFVSYALLFFMFWRAGQFLYHVDIPYVKVFSSVVAVILSMIVSAGEFALIVRLPIFIVISTALILVTGIERDATVFLKNTIRKRGKK; this is translated from the coding sequence ATGAGTCTTTGGCGCAAAAGCGCTGGTTACGCAGTTGGGAGAGCATTCACATCGTTTTTAGTTTTTTTGTTGCTTCCTATTCTTACGCGCCTTCTTACGCCTGAGATGTTCGGAACATGGCAGATTATGGCTTTCTTTGCTGCTGTGGTTATGGTGATGGTTCAGCTTGGACTCGATCAGGCATTATTCAGGTTTTATGTTATCGACTCGAAAAATAGGGGCAGATACCTTGCCGTAACATATTTGTTCGTGGCTTTCGCCTCGATAGTGATGTTTTTGATAGTTTTCATTCTCAAAAATCCTCTAAGAACTGTTCTTTTAAGCAGGATGTCGAGCCCAAATCTTGTCTTGCTTGCCGCACTGTGGGGGATCGTTGACGCTTTCTTTTTTACCACGACCACCGTTTTCCAAGCTGAGGAGCGAGTTTCAACATTCGTTATGTGCGATGTTACCCGTGCTCTTCTTGGATATGGTATGGGGTTATTTGCTCTTCAGGCTGGCTACGGAATAGTAGGTCTTGTGTGGGCATGGATTTTTTCTGCATTAGCTGTCCTGTTTTTGGTTTTCCCGCTTATAACAAAAAGAATTGCTTCACCGCGACCGGTTGCCTTGGTATTGCCCATGGTAAGATACGGCTTTCCGCTGGCGATTAATATGTTGATAATAAAGTTTTTCACATTCACTGATAGATGGCTTATCGCGCGTCTTTCGGGACTCTCTGATGTGGGCTCGTATTCCGCCGGTTTGAAGATAGCAGGGATAGTTCAGGCAGCATTGATACCAATCCGTTATGCGTGGCTTGCGAGAATGTTTAATCTTTACAAAGAAGGTAGGCTTAAAGAAAAGCTGCCGCATTTCTGGCGTCAAATAAGCGGTTTCATTGGCTTCGTTGCCGTATTTGTTATAATCTTCGCGAAAGAAATTTTTTCGTTGATGATAGGACCGGGTTACGAGTCGGGAAGGTTTGTTATCCCAATACTGGCGGCAGCGTTTTTCATAGACGCGTTGATACTGGTTGCCGATGCCGGTATCTATGTGACAGGTAAAACATCATTGATTCCAGCATACACTTTTTTCGCAATGCTTGGAAACATTTTCCTTTGCATTCTCTGGATTCCTCGATTTGGCGTTTTGGGTGCTGCGTTTGCGGTGTTTGTTTCATATGCCTTGTTGTTTTTCATGTTTTGGCGGGCTGGACAGTTCTTATATCATGTTGATATACCTTATGTAAAGGTTTTTTCATCGGTTGTGGCGGTGATTCTTTCTATGATAGTTTCCGCTGGTGAGTTTGCTTTAATAGTAAGACTTCCCATTTTCATTGTGATATCAACAGCATTGATTCTCGTTACCGGGATCGAACGCGACGCAACTGTCTTTTTAAAAAATACCATTAGAAAGCGGGGCAAAAAGTAA